Proteins encoded in a region of the Chryseobacterium piperi genome:
- a CDS encoding sodium:solute symporter, whose amino-acid sequence MSNIDWTVLIFTLVAVVVYGVFIGRGQKSNESYLKADNKMPWYIVLIGIMATQASAITFLSAPGQAYTDGMRFVQYYFGLPLAMIVICITFIPIFQRLNVYTAYEYLENRFDKKTRVLTSLLFLFSRGLSTGISIYAPSIILSSVLNWNIYVTNILTGGILLIYTYVGGAKAIAHTQKLQFLIILGTMAFAGYLLIQNMPNGIGFNDALYLAGKSGKLNVITTEFDWKDKYNIWSGLIGGFFLALSYFGTDQSQVGRYITAKDNTNAKTGLLLNGLVKIPMQFSILLIGALLFAFFSLKPAPIYFNERSYQHLKEAKPEQAAVFEKEHQNLQLKFNAESKEILKLKENNSPQLNKTIQDFKSTQAQVKALHGRVEEAINQSNYNAEKTDTNYIFLYFVKNTLPVGMIGLLFAVIFLASWGSISAALNSLAACSLKDVHLIFKKEIPDDATELKYSRLHTLAWGIFSIGVAMFATQMGSLIEAVNVLGSLFYGPILGVFLVAFYYKKVDGANVFISAILSEIVVIAVYKFDIISFLWLNVIGAAAVIIFSAIGLLFYKPKAVNS is encoded by the coding sequence ATGAGTAATATAGATTGGACAGTTCTCATTTTTACACTTGTTGCAGTGGTTGTTTACGGCGTATTTATAGGTCGTGGCCAAAAAAGCAACGAATCCTACCTGAAAGCTGATAACAAAATGCCTTGGTACATTGTGTTGATAGGTATTATGGCTACGCAGGCAAGTGCCATTACATTTCTTTCAGCACCGGGTCAGGCTTATACAGACGGGATGCGTTTCGTCCAGTATTACTTTGGTTTGCCTTTGGCGATGATTGTGATCTGCATCACTTTCATCCCGATTTTTCAACGTTTAAATGTTTACACGGCCTATGAGTATTTAGAAAACCGTTTTGATAAAAAAACAAGGGTGCTTACTTCATTACTTTTTCTTTTTTCCAGAGGCTTATCAACCGGAATCAGCATTTACGCTCCGAGTATCATTTTATCAAGCGTTTTAAACTGGAATATTTATGTAACCAATATTTTAACAGGTGGCATTCTGTTGATTTATACCTATGTTGGCGGTGCAAAAGCGATCGCTCACACCCAAAAACTACAGTTTCTGATTATTCTGGGAACAATGGCTTTTGCAGGTTATTTGCTTATTCAAAATATGCCAAACGGAATTGGTTTTAACGATGCGCTTTATCTGGCAGGGAAATCCGGAAAGCTTAATGTCATCACCACAGAATTCGATTGGAAAGATAAATACAATATTTGGAGCGGGTTAATTGGCGGATTTTTTCTGGCACTTTCTTACTTCGGTACAGACCAGAGTCAGGTCGGGAGGTATATTACTGCGAAAGACAATACCAATGCAAAAACGGGCTTGTTGTTGAACGGATTGGTTAAAATTCCGATGCAGTTTTCTATTTTATTGATTGGTGCCTTGCTTTTCGCATTCTTTTCTCTAAAACCGGCTCCGATTTATTTTAACGAACGCTCTTATCAACATTTAAAGGAAGCAAAACCTGAACAGGCCGCGGTTTTTGAAAAAGAACATCAGAATTTGCAACTCAAATTTAATGCAGAATCGAAAGAAATTCTAAAGTTGAAAGAAAACAACTCTCCCCAACTCAACAAAACGATTCAGGATTTTAAAAGTACACAGGCTCAAGTAAAAGCATTGCACGGCAGGGTAGAGGAAGCTATCAATCAATCAAACTATAATGCAGAGAAAACGGATACCAATTATATTTTCCTGTATTTCGTAAAAAATACCTTGCCGGTAGGGATGATCGGTTTACTGTTTGCCGTCATTTTTCTGGCCAGTTGGGGTTCCATTTCGGCAGCGCTGAATTCTCTTGCCGCTTGCTCATTAAAAGATGTTCATTTGATATTTAAAAAAGAAATTCCCGATGATGCAACCGAATTGAAGTACAGTCGCCTGCATACTTTAGCCTGGGGTATATTCTCAATCGGCGTTGCCATGTTTGCCACTCAAATGGGTTCTCTTATTGAAGCAGTTAATGTATTGGGCTCTCTTTTCTACGGCCCGATATTGGGGGTTTTTCTAGTCGCCTTTTACTATAAAAAAGTCGACGGTGCGAACGTGTTTATTTCTGCAATTTTATCAGAAATTGTGGTTATTGCCGTTTATAAGTTCGATATCATTTCTTTCCTTTGGCTTAATGTAATCGGGGCAGCGGCAGTCATTATATTTTCTGCAATCGGGTTATTGTTTTATAAGCCGAAAGCAGTAAATTCGTAA
- a CDS encoding DUF2911 domain-containing protein: MKTMIKSVTVVFAAVTLSVNAFAQDTKKPASPPATATGKIKDATITIAYSSPSVKGRTIWGGLEAYDKVWRAGANEATTFETDKDITVQGKKLAKGKYSFFLIPKASGTWTAIFNKEPKQWGAYKYEQAKDALRVDVKTKALPATQENLVYKINSNGFTMDWDKISVPVEIK; this comes from the coding sequence ATGAAAACAATGATTAAATCTGTTACCGTAGTTTTTGCTGCAGTGACGCTTTCAGTGAATGCCTTTGCACAGGATACTAAAAAACCTGCCAGCCCTCCGGCTACTGCTACGGGAAAAATTAAAGATGCTACCATTACAATTGCCTATAGCAGTCCTTCTGTAAAAGGGCGTACCATCTGGGGTGGTTTAGAAGCTTATGATAAAGTTTGGCGTGCAGGTGCCAATGAAGCAACAACTTTCGAAACGGATAAAGACATTACCGTTCAGGGTAAAAAACTGGCTAAAGGTAAATACAGCTTTTTCTTAATTCCTAAAGCATCCGGAACCTGGACTGCGATTTTTAACAAAGAACCCAAACAATGGGGTGCTTATAAATACGAACAAGCTAAAGATGCTTTACGTGTTGACGTAAAAACAAAAGCTTTACCAGCAACACAGGAAAATTTAGTTTATAAAATAAACAGTAATGGATTCACAATGGATTGGGATAAAATCTCCGTTCCTGTAGAGATCAAATAA
- a CDS encoding ABC transporter substrate-binding protein, with protein MKEGKIQNIGSDQKYDVEKIISLKPDAVFTNYIPSFENTYQLLKNNGIQVVFLDEYMEQKPLEKTAYLKVFGGLLGKEKEADSQYQEIEKNYNELRKLAAQAKEKPLVLSNEMYGDVWYLPGGKTSVAHFIADANAQYILKNNNDEKAVTMSFEEVFAKAGGARYWVNAGNHVSKKEILDMNPFYGKLEAFNQGKIFSIAGREKQKANDFFESGVVRADWVLKDYIKIFHPELLPNYQLTYMKELQ; from the coding sequence GTGAAAGAAGGAAAAATTCAGAATATCGGGAGCGATCAGAAATACGATGTAGAAAAAATTATTTCTTTAAAACCGGATGCTGTTTTTACCAATTACATTCCCAGTTTTGAGAATACCTATCAGTTATTAAAGAACAATGGCATTCAGGTTGTGTTTCTGGATGAATATATGGAACAGAAGCCTCTTGAAAAAACAGCTTATTTAAAAGTGTTTGGTGGGCTACTGGGAAAGGAGAAAGAAGCGGATAGTCAATATCAGGAAATTGAAAAGAACTATAATGAACTCAGGAAGCTGGCAGCTCAGGCAAAGGAAAAGCCTCTTGTGCTTTCCAATGAGATGTATGGAGATGTTTGGTACCTGCCGGGAGGAAAAACATCTGTAGCGCACTTTATTGCTGATGCTAACGCCCAGTATATTTTAAAAAATAATAATGATGAAAAGGCTGTAACCATGAGTTTTGAGGAGGTTTTTGCAAAAGCAGGAGGTGCTCGCTACTGGGTCAATGCAGGAAATCATGTTTCTAAAAAAGAAATCCTGGATATGAATCCTTTTTATGGAAAATTAGAAGCTTTTAATCAAGGTAAGATTTTTAGTATTGCAGGAAGAGAAAAGCAAAAAGCTAATGACTTTTTCGAAAGTGGAGTCGTAAGAGCGGATTGGGTTCTTAAAGACTATATTAAAATCTTCCACCCTGAGCTTCTTCCAAATTATCAGTTGACTTACATGAAAGAATTGCAATAA
- the mtgA gene encoding monofunctional biosynthetic peptidoglycan transglycosylase gives MWKKIKQLLFIVLILNVVFIIWGRFFNPPITITQIGGLFEYGRLQRDYISYDEMGNNVKKAVLASEDQKFFSHNGFDYDAIEKAMKNNEKGKKVRGGSTISQQTAKNIFLWQGRSWIRKGLEAAYTFIIEKVWGKDIILERYLNSIEMGQGVFGIEAAAEYYFGKSSKDLSVSEAAWIAAVLPNPKKYDPKNPSSYLNKKHNWIMRQMRNVSLK, from the coding sequence ATGTGGAAAAAAATAAAACAACTGTTGTTTATCGTTCTTATTCTGAATGTCGTATTTATCATCTGGGGTAGATTCTTCAATCCTCCCATCACCATTACACAAATTGGGGGACTTTTTGAATACGGAAGATTACAGAGGGATTATATTTCCTATGATGAAATGGGGAATAATGTCAAGAAGGCTGTATTAGCATCTGAAGATCAAAAATTTTTCTCCCATAATGGGTTTGATTATGATGCTATTGAAAAGGCGATGAAGAATAATGAAAAAGGGAAAAAAGTAAGAGGCGGAAGCACTATTTCCCAGCAGACCGCAAAGAATATTTTCCTTTGGCAGGGAAGAAGCTGGATCAGAAAAGGGTTGGAAGCTGCTTATACCTTTATTATTGAGAAAGTATGGGGTAAAGATATTATTTTGGAAAGATACCTGAACTCTATTGAGATGGGGCAGGGTGTTTTCGGAATAGAAGCTGCAGCAGAATATTATTTTGGAAAATCTTCTAAAGACCTTTCTGTTTCTGAGGCGGCGTGGATTGCGGCAGTTTTACCGAATCCTAAAAAATATGACCCTAAAAATCCTTCTTCTTACTTGAATAAGAAGCACAATTGGATCATGAGACAAATGAGAAATGTGAGTTTGAAATAG
- a CDS encoding recombinase, translating to MKFFNSSTNFESILKKYFSFKNDTLSLEPFCDFVESVKKTDFTVVVNFFKSNPEFAENFKYYINNIFKDRPFNLSLTEANILSENAFFPELKKRILNKILPPVEKEKTVWYLIDNVSLTPKKDLEYLHNLPENEINEFLTILGISDFITKSNVKKELVFSMNILSWRVTGMAMEVEVVRMAPEYRNFDNPFLALQNELEALAEDLENNPDLQLHSKDSCYKQIKIYTQQCNEFVNIAFKNSSKYGISGKINQSLLKIRQQTDRIYEILKLLVINNEEDIIIKSKQLIFNIVSYKSHKNNISELINDSTRLISHLITNHTAETGSHYITSTRKEYMKMFYKASGGGIIVGALCVLKMLYGYIPGSDFSHAFLYSMNYAMGFVMIYLMGFTLATKQPAMTAATMTKVLAEEGYSKRNNTEFAHLVSKLFRSQFIAFVGNVLLSFPIALAIIYGLDVFFSQNLAIERSDKLLQDLDPFKSKAILHASIAGFYLFISGIISGNIGNNSVFYQIPERIAKNISIRKLFGAKFAKSLSKYYAKNWPGIVSNFWFGVFLGATAPVGLFFGLDLDIRHITFAAGNFAIGLYGKDFSVDSYTFWISFITVFLIGFFNFLVSFGLSMFLAFRSRKLNFGQVSEIYREIFRYFLSHPFKFFFPLRSRLDKKADDLMSSTITTKSEDH from the coding sequence ATGAAATTCTTCAATTCCAGCACAAATTTTGAATCTATTCTTAAAAAATACTTTTCTTTTAAGAATGATACGCTCTCTTTAGAACCTTTTTGCGACTTTGTAGAAAGTGTGAAAAAGACCGACTTTACAGTTGTTGTTAATTTTTTTAAATCTAATCCTGAATTTGCTGAAAATTTTAAGTATTACATTAACAATATCTTTAAAGACAGACCTTTTAATCTTTCGTTGACCGAGGCCAATATCCTTTCGGAAAACGCTTTCTTTCCCGAGCTTAAAAAGAGAATTCTTAATAAGATTCTTCCTCCGGTAGAAAAAGAAAAAACAGTCTGGTATCTGATAGACAATGTCAGCCTTACTCCTAAAAAAGATCTGGAGTATCTTCATAATCTTCCTGAAAATGAAATCAATGAATTTCTGACTATTTTAGGAATCTCAGATTTTATCACAAAAAGCAATGTGAAAAAAGAGCTTGTCTTTTCGATGAATATCCTTTCCTGGAGGGTTACCGGAATGGCGATGGAAGTGGAAGTTGTAAGGATGGCTCCCGAATACAGAAATTTCGATAATCCTTTTTTGGCTTTACAAAATGAGCTGGAAGCACTTGCGGAAGACCTGGAAAATAATCCTGATCTCCAGCTGCATTCCAAAGATAGCTGTTATAAGCAGATTAAGATTTACACCCAACAGTGTAACGAATTTGTCAATATAGCTTTTAAAAACTCTTCTAAATATGGAATTTCGGGTAAGATTAACCAATCTCTTTTAAAGATCCGACAGCAGACCGACCGGATTTATGAAATCTTGAAGCTCTTGGTGATCAACAATGAAGAAGATATTATTATTAAATCAAAGCAGTTGATTTTTAATATTGTGAGCTATAAATCTCATAAAAATAATATTTCTGAACTCATCAATGACAGCACGAGACTGATCTCGCACCTGATTACCAATCATACTGCGGAGACAGGGTCCCATTATATTACCTCTACCAGAAAAGAGTACATGAAGATGTTCTATAAAGCCAGTGGCGGTGGTATTATTGTAGGGGCGCTTTGTGTTTTGAAAATGCTGTACGGATATATTCCGGGAAGTGATTTCTCCCATGCATTCTTGTATTCCATGAATTATGCGATGGGGTTTGTCATGATTTATCTGATGGGCTTTACACTGGCTACCAAACAGCCGGCAATGACTGCGGCAACCATGACCAAAGTATTGGCAGAAGAAGGGTACAGTAAAAGAAATAATACGGAATTTGCCCACCTCGTTTCAAAACTATTCAGAAGCCAGTTTATAGCATTTGTAGGAAATGTATTATTGTCGTTCCCAATTGCTTTGGCTATTATATATGGACTTGATGTCTTTTTCTCTCAAAACCTGGCGATTGAAAGATCGGATAAACTGCTTCAGGATCTGGACCCGTTTAAGTCCAAGGCAATCCTGCATGCAAGTATTGCAGGTTTTTATCTTTTCATTTCCGGGATTATTTCCGGGAATATAGGAAACAACTCTGTATTTTATCAGATCCCTGAGAGGATTGCAAAAAATATTTCGATCAGAAAGCTTTTTGGAGCTAAGTTCGCGAAAAGCCTTTCCAAATATTATGCGAAAAACTGGCCGGGAATTGTCTCTAACTTTTGGTTTGGGGTATTCCTTGGAGCTACAGCCCCTGTAGGACTGTTTTTCGGACTGGATCTTGATATCCGACACATTACGTTTGCCGCAGGTAATTTTGCGATTGGATTGTATGGAAAAGATTTTTCGGTAGATTCCTATACTTTTTGGATATCTTTTATAACGGTATTCTTAATAGGGTTCTTTAATTTCCTGGTAAGTTTCGGATTATCGATGTTTTTGGCATTCCGATCAAGAAAGCTGAATTTTGGACAGGTAAGTGAAATCTATAGAGAAATATTCAGGTATTTTCTTAGCCATCCGTTTAAATTTTTCTTTCCTTTACGTTCAAGGCTGGATAAAAAGGCAGATGACCTGATGAGCAGTACGATTACTACAAAATCTGAAGATCATTAA
- the recF gene encoding DNA replication/repair protein RecF (All proteins in this family for which functions are known are DNA-binding proteins that assist the filamentation of RecA onto DNA for the initiation of recombination or recombinational repair.) yields MIIKKLSLYNFKNHAEKKFEFSPQINCFVGNNGAGKTNILDALHYLSVGKSFLGNTDLNNIKREEDFFTIDAEIDNDDSEDTIKISQPKEAKKIIKKNDKSYDRMADHIGYLPSVMISPYDSNLISDSGESRRKFLDSMICQTDSAYLFDLIQYQKTIQQRNALLKYFAKNRVFDKDSLEIYDDPITTFGTKIFEKRREFVSQLNPIVQNFYQIISGGKEMVSVIYESHLLENPFEHLLKESLERDRMLTYTSKGIHKDDLLFEMDTVLIKKIGSQGQQKSFLISLKLAQMSLVKELTGKTPILLLDDIFDKLDDHRVAQLIELVNQENFGQIFITDTHKERTESVVKKINEESIIFEI; encoded by the coding sequence ATGATTATTAAGAAACTTTCCCTGTACAATTTTAAAAACCATGCTGAGAAAAAATTTGAATTTTCACCTCAGATCAATTGCTTTGTAGGGAATAATGGGGCTGGAAAAACAAATATTCTGGATGCTTTACACTATTTATCAGTAGGAAAAAGCTTTCTAGGAAACACCGATCTTAATAATATTAAAAGGGAAGAGGACTTTTTTACGATCGATGCAGAAATTGACAATGATGACAGCGAAGATACCATAAAAATATCTCAGCCTAAAGAAGCTAAAAAGATCATTAAGAAAAATGACAAAAGCTACGACCGAATGGCCGATCATATCGGATATTTACCTAGTGTAATGATTTCCCCTTATGATTCCAACCTGATCTCAGATTCCGGGGAAAGCAGAAGAAAATTTCTGGATTCGATGATCTGTCAGACCGATTCAGCTTATCTTTTTGATCTGATTCAGTATCAGAAAACGATTCAGCAAAGGAATGCCTTATTAAAATATTTCGCTAAAAACAGAGTCTTCGATAAAGATTCGTTAGAAATCTATGATGATCCCATCACAACATTTGGGACTAAAATCTTCGAAAAGCGACGGGAATTTGTTTCTCAGCTGAATCCTATCGTTCAAAATTTCTATCAGATTATCTCCGGTGGAAAAGAAATGGTTTCTGTTATTTATGAATCTCATTTACTAGAAAATCCTTTTGAACATTTATTAAAAGAAAGCCTGGAAAGAGACCGGATGCTGACCTACACATCAAAAGGAATTCATAAAGATGATCTGCTTTTTGAAATGGATACGGTTCTGATAAAAAAAATAGGCTCCCAGGGACAGCAAAAATCCTTCCTTATTTCCCTAAAGCTGGCTCAGATGAGTCTTGTTAAGGAACTCACTGGCAAAACCCCTATCCTTCTTTTAGATGATATTTTTGACAAGCTGGATGATCATAGAGTTGCCCAACTGATTGAATTGGTCAACCAGGAAAACTTCGGACAGATTTTTATTACGGATACGCATAAAGAACGTACAGAAAGTGTGGTCAAGAAAATCAATGAAGAGAGTATTATTTTTGAGATATGA
- a CDS encoding UbiA prenyltransferase family protein, producing the protein MNFLKILKKYVIDSQFYVSLMGTLFAVFFMEEQNTFRFPSVFLIFITYFSGYLYTKYQYTRHFLKILILNAIAGVICAFLIIHNHNGIRLIKWFIIVVLGLLYNSFFLDVYIRKIPLLKVFYVGLVWALVNCWLTLPEFNLPIFLISFFFITALVLPFDIRDMKSDTVKTFPQIIGIQDTKYIAYLLVFTSLIIAIFTLEYQYSFSFFLASIVTYILIYFSENKRDDAYFSFGVETCSALPFLFLGIMKYF; encoded by the coding sequence ATGAATTTCTTAAAAATACTGAAAAAATACGTCATTGACAGCCAATTTTATGTCTCATTAATGGGAACTCTCTTTGCAGTATTTTTCATGGAAGAGCAAAACACATTCCGTTTTCCTTCTGTATTCTTAATTTTCATCACCTATTTTAGTGGATACCTGTACACAAAGTATCAATACACCCGTCATTTTCTTAAAATATTAATACTAAATGCTATAGCAGGTGTAATTTGTGCATTTTTAATCATTCATAATCACAACGGAATACGATTAATAAAATGGTTTATTATTGTGGTTTTAGGGTTGCTTTATAACAGCTTTTTTCTCGATGTATATATTAGAAAAATTCCCCTCCTGAAAGTCTTTTATGTAGGATTGGTATGGGCTCTTGTCAATTGCTGGCTTACGCTGCCTGAATTCAATCTCCCAATTTTTCTTATAAGTTTCTTTTTTATTACAGCCCTGGTTCTTCCTTTTGACATCAGAGATATGAAAAGCGACACCGTGAAAACCTTTCCACAGATCATAGGTATACAGGATACGAAATACATTGCCTATCTGCTTGTTTTTACAAGCTTAATTATAGCCATCTTTACTCTGGAGTATCAGTATTCTTTTTCATTTTTTTTGGCGAGTATTGTTACCTATATTCTTATTTATTTTTCTGAAAACAAGAGAGATGACGCCTATTTTTCTTTCGGAGTTGAAACCTGTTCTGCACTTCCTTTTTTATTTTTAGGAATAATGAAGTATTTTTGA